The Malus sylvestris chromosome 8, drMalSylv7.2, whole genome shotgun sequence genomic interval AGGTGGAGCCTGGTTATAAGTAGTTTTATCATGAGGAGTCTGGTTATGAGTAGTACAATTAGGGGGAGCCTAGTTATGAAAAGTTTGATTAATAGGAGTTTTGTTAAAAGGAGCAATCATATTTTGGTATACCATCCTCATGGTGTGGAGGGGAAGATTGTTAGGTTTTTCGAGCCCATGATAAATTGTCTTAAGTCTATTAGAATTATAGACTTAAAGGATTAAATTATTACCTACTTGGAATTATTTTCGCAATTTAATTTGTTTACCCAATTTAtgttgttttcccaattggagttagtTTCTCGATTGGAGAAAGAGGCATAACTAGAATCCAATCAGGATTATTAATCCTcattgaagaagacctttattatgtGTATAAGAAGGGCTATTGCACTAGTTTTGAATTGTAGCATAACAATAAGTTATACACCACTTAATGAGTCAAAGTGGGATAAGGCAAAGTGTatgcgagagaaaagaaaagagataaaaagtgtatttcttgttctttcaaGTTTTTCATCAAGTTTATTATTCTAGAGGCTTGGCAGGATTATTcgttgtactcattattgatgTAGTGAAAAATTGTTACTGCTGCCATTTGGACGTAGGTACATATAGCAAAACCATGTTAATTTTTGGtgttgtttgtattgattatttattttcaattttccgaGTTTGTTCAATTTTTTCCATTCTTAAACACAGTATTCACAATAGCATCTTCAACCTTTTCCCAACAGCCTCGACTTCGAGATCCCCCCTTCCCTCGTGTCATGAATTTCAAGGTTCCAATCAAACCCTGACTCGCCACCACCTGAGATTACCTCTCCTGACACCCTTCTAGTATATGTGCCACCATGCACCACCGCCTACAGCCGCCCCCATGAGGTCTTTTTGTGAAACCCTCAAACCCAGCTACGCTGGTCTTGGATCTCAGCCAACTCAAAGCCCAATTAGGCTTGCCCAAACCGGCctttcatttctttcttctgAGCCTAATTTTATTTGGCCTGTATAAATAAGCATACCACATATTGGGCtttatttttttcactttttctttCTTAGCCCAATAATAGAGGTTGGGTTCTGTTGACCCACCATTTTTCTCAGCTAGCCCACAACCCAGCAATCACCAGATGGGCATGTAGCCCATGTCACCCCACAATTTTGGACTGTGACCTATCATTTACACGTATGGTCCCGAAATAACCCCcaatacaaaatatatattcttgtgtgtctatatatatctaTGTGTTTGTATGTAGGTACCCATAAACCTAAAGTTCATATTTAATCTCAAACCCACAGTTTAAAACATGAGTGTCATAGAAACCCGCAATTAACAGGACTTATCACATGACGAGACTGACATAGAGAAGGTATACAACCCCGTTGTGAgtgagtttttcttttcaacgaGATCCTAAAATGCATTCAAATGCAGTGCTCATCTCAACTCCAAGATTACAAAGCTGGTATGTAGTCTTTTTTAAAGGGAGAAGAAAACAAAGGGCAGCAGCATTATGATTCATAAATAAAGCATAAAGAAAAGTAGCAAAGAGTAGATGATATTGATAACCAAAAAAATTTGGGCCCAATATGCCTTTGGTGCAAAGAAGAGGTTTTAATTTCTAAGTTCTATATCCTATGATGTTGTTCTTGTGGCCTCCAAAGTGTTAAACAAATGACCAGTTGATGAACATGAAGCAGATGCAGTGAGCAGTTTCTTCTTCGTTCAACACCTTCCATGCCACTGCTCTCTCGTACGAGATCGGCCTTCCCATGCTTGACATGCATATTCCTCCTTGAAGACACATAAAACCCTGCACCCCCAAGATTTGAATAACGAAAGGTTAATTAATCGCCTATTTCAAAAGTACCGAAAATCTAGCTGGACTTCAAAGTACTATACCTGCTGCATTATCTGCGGGAACTCGGAGCATAGGGTCTTCCTTCCGTTGTCATCAAAAATCTTCTCCAGTGTTATGTCTTGAAGTGCAACTAACGTCGTCTCAAGCATGTCAAGGCCTGCCTGGTTTGCGAATGTAAAAACTGGCATTGCCTGCATAAATGATGCAGTTAGATTATGGAAGGGGAGGAGGAACCAAATTGTTACGAAAGGCATGAAATTAAATGCTTCATATtgtaaaaccaaagaaaaatggTAAGCAATTTACCTTCAAGGAGCAACATAAGATTGCATCCGAGTGATGCCAAAGGGATTTGAGAATGGACTCGCTTCCTTCGGTTTTTAGTAGTTCTCCACCCAGATAGCACCTGAAAAGATCAAGATTAATCAGCATACAGCAGTCACTTTTGTCCAATTCTACGACGAACGATTGATGGCAGGATCCGGCAACAAGTGTCATACTATCATTGCCATTTTCAAACCAAATACCCAATCTCTTGTAACATAAGAACTTGTACTATACGCACCTATAGCTCTGACAGATCCAACCAGCAAGTGTTTGTGCTTCAGGGGTGCCAGGTGGAGGCCGGAAACCAGCATGCGAACCAAAATGAGACGGGGAGAGTGCCAGTGCCACCCTCTGCACTGATGCTATGATACTGCGCACATACTGCCGAGCCATGGCGGCTATATTTTCTTGGAGGTGAATTTCAAATGCAAACTGGAATGCTATTGTCATAACAGACTTTGTATTGCCAGAGTGGCCAGCATTATCACCAGATGCTCTGCTTCCTGCAGgtccaacttcaagagctgagGCAAGATCAAGCGTACGGTTTGGACTCGGAGTATCCTGCACAACAATTTAAGCATATAGGATGTAATCACACAAAACATATCAAACAAAAGGGATGGAAAATGAATTCTATAATATTATGATATATCGTATAAGATGAATGGTTACCATCCGAGAATCAAGAGGGATGATGCGAAAACCAGAAGGTAGAATTGGAGCATCATCCgaaaatgatgcatcaatggGAGCAAATACTAGTTCAGCGGAGGTCCCGACGGCATTCTCATCCACTCCGCTGCACAGCTGGGGTTTGATGCAACAGAAACAGCAAGAATCAGTGACCATAGCCAGTAAGGATGTTAAAAGCTATCAAATATGAAGAGTAAAAATATACTGCAAATACTTCTGTGGAGCATTACTGCAAGAACATTATGCTACTAATCAAAtcgaaaagaaaatatatgtacTTACTTGCAAGAGGAAAATGTCAGCTGCAGGCATCATCATATCCTCTCGATAGTGGCCCATGTTTTCAATCTTAATGACCTCCATGAACTGTTTACAGAAAACCAAAATATATCAGAATTCAGATAGCATATTGCTATGCTAAGATGAAAAAAAACAGCTAAATTAATGAAAGAATGGCcttttacggttaactgaaaaattcaaaaccagGTGCCTACCTCTTCATGCTCAATTGTGTGAGCCAGGGGAAGAATAACCTGATCCCCGAAACTTCCAGCTCGAGGCCCTAGCATGTTGCAGGGACCAGCTTTGATAGCAGCAGCTGAATAAGCATCAATGCTTCTGTCAGCCCACTCTGATCGGTGTTCTCGCAAGAATCTAAGAAGTATGGCTGGAGGCACATTCTGTAGGAAATGGAAACGATACACACAAGTCAATAACGAAATTCTGAAATGtttgttttagagaagaaaaaagagcaAAAAACCAAAATGTAAACCAAAATCATTTGATATGTGCCTTCTGGATACTTTTTCTGCTTCTTATTAGGTATTATTGCaacttaattttgttagttattGGCCAAAACGCATCTAAATCCTTACTTGGAGTAACATGGATGCTTTGGCACATAAGACTGCAGTGCTCATAGATGGAACTCCATTGGTATAAAGATTTGCACTCATCATCTTGCCCGGAGACGAGTTCACAAGAAGGGTAACATCATCAACACCATCACTTTCTAGAACAGACCATCCCTCATCTGTAAACCCGTTAACTGCTTCATTGAAACCTCTGCAATACAAAATTTGTAAGACTCCAACAAGGTGAAAGTTGATTAACCATTCTAAGAAATCATAAGGAGGTGAAATTATAACGCACTTGCTCAATCTCTGACTAAGAGCACGGAGAGCTGCAGGCCTTCTTCCCCAACCAGCGGAATTGGGCTGAGAAACTTCTTGAGAAATCTGCCTCAGGTTGCGTAATGCCTGAAATAAGAAATACATCTACAttagaacacaagatgtatggtGCTTCATTCTTCGAATATTATGCAAGCTCATCATTTCTACGATTCTAACTTGTTTTAAACAAACATTCTCAACTACCAAATTTTAATatccaaacaagaaaaaacGACATCGATCAGGAGAAAACTATCTTACCGCCATAGTTGTCTTCTGAGCAAGAAGTGTTGATGACTCATAAAGCGGGCGCAACACTTCGGGTACACTCCAAGGCTGGTTTAAAGCGATCAAATTAACAAGTCAAAATTGTGATCAATCAAGTCAAGGAAATGACATTGCTTCAACGTACAAAAGCCAGGCTGCTCTGCATACCTCCAAATCCATATGATCAACAATGTGAAGGATCGAGCCACCACCTTCACAAGGTCTAATTAGATACCCGCTCGGCAGCATTTCTGCTCTCACAAAATTCTGCACCGGTGGCATGCTAGGACCGTTCTGTGTGTTGTTAAGTGATCTTTCACAGACCTACCAACAACAATTACAgcataaaaaccaaattaaaggTGCTTGAAGTGGGCAAAGTTACAAACAAGTAACACCAAATTATTGAGTGCTCATACAAAAGAAACAAGGACATCGTTTACaaaactttttaaaaaaaaatggaacggGGGACACTAATTAATGTACAAGGCTTATTGTTCGTTTAGTGTCGCCCAAGttctattttatattaaaacttCGTAAGGACAAAAAAATCATCACATACCACGAGACTACCATCTTCTAGTACCGATGTGTAGCGAAGCAACCAGAAATCTCGAGCTGGAGCCAAAGTTGTGGGTGCATAGAGCTAAAAGAGGCAAAAAAATTCAGATAtttgttaagcatgtttattaaTATTGATGAAAACAGATACGAGAACTACAGAAATAGAGGCTGGAGAGGATCTTGCTTACCTGCATGTAAAGCAGTTCAATGGTTCCACCATTGCCAGTGGACAACACGTTCAGCACATCCACAGATCGGCAGTTTCGgaaccacgaaggccgatctttGAGGATTTCAGCGACCTGTGTACAGCAAGAGTGTCTTTGATTAACACTTAATTACCAAAATTTTACAAAGATTAGTGCTTTAATTTAGTAGAGCAAGTGGGGGAGAAGAAGAACTTACTCTTGTAGGGTCTAGACCTACAAGGCCGCATGCACGTGCTGCCACACCAGTGCAACCGTGAGAAATTGCAACGATTCCAATGGAATCCGGACCAGGCTGTGCAGTTCAAAACACACGTACAAAGTACATAATCAGCAATGGCATGCAGAGTTGGGACCcgaccaaaaaaaagaaaagaataattgCAATTACTTCCTTAATTCTTTAAGGAAATGTGCATGACTAAAATCGGTTATAAActtttaattcaaaataaaattagaggAATACTAAATAGACAATAAAGGTTTAACTGTTTATTGTCAAATACGGTCCTCCTTGTTAGTTTTGATGAAAAATTTATATCAGGTTTAATTTGTGCATATTTATCAATTCTTTATCAAATTTTATCCgttttgagaagaaaaaaaaatacacacattCACTGTATCTTACATCATGTTTTCTTATGCATCTTGATTATCCATTAAGTCATTTAACAAAGTACGTAAAAAGAATGCTTTTACTCTTTTGTGTATCTTACACAACTGTTTTTTTATGCGTTTTGAGAAAATAACTTCTCTTCATTGTACATTTGAATTTGATAAAGAGAGAACTTTAAAAGCTTTTACTAGACAATTATGTGGCATAAAAGAATGCAATACAATATTCTTCTATTGCCTTGGGTGAAGCAAAACTAAGAAGAATGGGGGACCAAAAAGTGCAAAAGCAAAAGATTAGTGTGTCAAAAAAATTTGAGATAATGATGTGTTTTGGGTGTTGCTTGGAAGCTTAGCAAAGTTTGATGAAATGttattgagaagaaaaaaaaaagatgtatagagagagacagaaagagagagagagagaccttcaTCCCAGGCAATTGGACCCACTCCACAGCAGTCCCAGTGGCCTTTGATAAAAACTCTGCTAAAGTTTCCTCTGCAATGGACAGAAgtctaaaaacaaacaaacaaaacaaaagaaaagaaagaacaatCAAAATCTGATATATTCTCTTCTCTCAGCGgtccaaagaaaagaaaaaaacaagtgaaaaggacaaaacaaatacaagaagaatAAAATCATGAAATGGTGTTGAACACGGACCCTGCAGGGCTCGCATCCCTTGGCGGTGGTGGTGGATGCTGCTGCGGAGTCAAATGGTGTTGACCGCTCGTCACCACCGAATCACAACTTGTGTCTGTCGTGGCTAAAGTCGCCTGCAAATCCAACAAAGAAACAACAAATCTCAAAACCCCATCATGCCAAAAACctaaggaaaaaataaataaaagtttatATATTATCTGcaagaaataaaataacaaatttttCCTAGATTGATTTGAATTCCCATTTATAGGAATTATGAGAAGAACAATTTTGATCCACCAAATTGAGCCAATATAAGAGAATTCCCCTTTCTCAACCCACAACAACTAAAAATTTGTGATTTCAGTTAATTCTAGCTTTACGATTGAATAACTTAACAAGAAATaaggaacaaaaataaaagaaatactATATATGAAGAAATTAAGAGTGAAAATATCTGAAGACTCATTTTTTAACGTCTTGCCTAAGTTAAGAAAAACTGTAAAATTGTCGATTTGAAGTGTAGTGGCTAAAAGAGGAGTGTCAAAATCGCTTTTCAAAATTTACGGTGATTTGGTGAGAATTTGCATTTTTCTTCTCCGTTTGTGTAAGAAAATTGAccaagatgattttttttttttacttgaatgTTGTAAATGATGGAGGTGAATGATTTTACATTTTGTGTCTGTTGGCGGAAGTAGCTGTTCTCGTAGACCAGCTGAGACACCTGCTTCTGCAACCGATCATTCTCCTCCATCAGAAGCTTATTCATCGCCGTCAGCTTTCTGTTCACGGTCTGCAACCTCGACGCCTCCTTCCGCTGCTTCTCTCTACATCTGCTCAAACACAACAACCCAAgccaacaataaataaataaatagatccaacccaaaatttaaaaaccaaaaataaatcaaCCCAATTGAGAAATTTGACTGCTTGATGAACAGAAAAGATATTAAACTTTTTTTCACCTGCGGTTTTGGAACCAGACTTTGATCTGCTTAGGCTCGATGTTGGAGAGGATAGGGCACTCACGGATGAGCTGCTGGCGGCGCATGGAGCTCGGCTTCGGGCACTCATGGTACAACCGCTCCAAAGCTTCCACCTGCTCCGGCGTGTACCTTACGTACTTGCCATTGTCCATCTGCATCTTCATCCCACCATCTTTGCAGGATGACGTCACCGCCATCATGACAAGGCCTCCTCACTATATATAACACCAAAGTCACAAAATTTACATATGTTTATACGGAtctataagcacacgaatcataCATCGCGATTTTGGTACTCATACTTTACGCTGCACGGAGCGTATGAGACTAAAAGATGAGTGTTAAAATCACTAGCAGAATCATAAAGGGAAGAAGAGATAATATTGAAGATTTTTGAGACAAGAAACTTACAGGTTTGGATTTGCTAGGAAGGTTTTGTTGATGCCCGGAAGCTAGAGAGACTATTAGTGTGATTTTGTTGTTTCATTCATGGTCAGAGTTGTCGAGAAGTGGCTGTgttcttttgcttttggtttttcaaacccaaactgttatgtatgtataaatatatatggagCAGAAAAATGATAAAGGAAAAGGTTTTTAAGAAGAGAAAACCCCCTTAATTTCAGACAGAAGAGGAACTGTATTTGTATTCacatcatttctctctctctctctctctttctctctctctctctctctctctctctctctctctctctctcgtttacTGCTGATTTTTCTTGCGGTACTGGTT includes:
- the LOC126632972 gene encoding homeobox-leucine zipper protein ATHB-8-like, whose translation is MMAVTSSCKDGGMKMQMDNGKYVRYTPEQVEALERLYHECPKPSSMRRQQLIRECPILSNIEPKQIKVWFQNRRCREKQRKEASRLQTVNRKLTAMNKLLMEENDRLQKQVSQLVYENSYFRQQTQNATLATTDTSCDSVVTSGQHHLTPQQHPPPPPRDASPAGLLSIAEETLAEFLSKATGTAVEWVQLPGMKPGPDSIGIVAISHGCTGVAARACGLVGLDPTRVAEILKDRPSWFRNCRSVDVLNVLSTGNGGTIELLYMQLYAPTTLAPARDFWLLRYTSVLEDGSLVVCERSLNNTQNGPSMPPVQNFVRAEMLPSGYLIRPCEGGGSILHIVDHMDLEPWSVPEVLRPLYESSTLLAQKTTMAALRNLRQISQEVSQPNSAGWGRRPAALRALSQRLSKGFNEAVNGFTDEGWSVLESDGVDDVTLLVNSSPGKMMSANLYTNGVPSMSTAVLCAKASMLLQNVPPAILLRFLREHRSEWADRSIDAYSAAAIKAGPCNMLGPRAGSFGDQVILPLAHTIEHEEFMEVIKIENMGHYREDMMMPAADIFLLQLCSGVDENAVGTSAELVFAPIDASFSDDAPILPSGFRIIPLDSRMDTPSPNRTLDLASALEVGPAGSRASGDNAGHSGNTKSVMTIAFQFAFEIHLQENIAAMARQYVRSIIASVQRVALALSPSHFGSHAGFRPPPGTPEAQTLAGWICQSYRCYLGGELLKTEGSESILKSLWHHSDAILCCSLKAMPVFTFANQAGLDMLETTLVALQDITLEKIFDDNGRKTLCSEFPQIMQQGFMCLQGGICMSSMGRPISYERAVAWKVLNEEETAHCICFMFINWSFV